One Pseudorasbora parva isolate DD20220531a chromosome 8, ASM2467924v1, whole genome shotgun sequence DNA window includes the following coding sequences:
- the mag gene encoding myelin-associated glycoprotein isoform X2, with product MKGLELLLPLLLFLKDVSAQWNVWMPRDISAMTNSCVVIPCSFTYPSGIRPYRGVHGIWYFGHPYPQLFPPVVFKSRTDIVHESYKGRTRLLGDLTHKNCTLLINNIGTEHSGRYYFRADLGGANIYTFPDFTNLQVLDQPNIDVPEEIVSDLSLDLTCYVPDNCPDFSPEIHWMYTDYLPDPIFTPDTVEESNTAVLSSTLTFTPKPIHNGQVLGCRVQYPNTTFVYERLISLDIKYGPRTVWVNVSQEVMEGSSVVLHCDVDSNPVPVITWYFGDKELLSETASNSSLSLDNLTPEKEGVYTCVGDNGFGSMNTSMYLAINYPPREPWINESLTVLEGSSVALQCISKGNPMPTLTWLKNGELVGTITAEEGSVLELHEITPQADGVYRCLAENEHGRASSSLNITVEFAPVLLDDSKCTIVREGVQCVCIASGNPEPAIEFFLPDLNITINNSNNRFNYYTHSDGYTSTGIIKLQDKGERGNNGDTAVHVHCSISNMYGSETIRLELQQEKKYMMAVIVGTIGGVAVIAFIIAAVRYVGQNNKKENGNPGQDVGSKVENPSMFYSAVKKDKQSLRKKVGDDSDYQSVGPMAGMERQELNYAALEFLHGRHREGGFRRADGDGSDYTEIKAK from the exons ATGAAGGGTTTGGAGCTGCTGTTGCCTTTGCTGCTTTTTCTGAAAG ATGTTAGTGCTCAGTGGAATGTGTGGATGCCCAGAGACATTTCAGCCATGACAAACTCCTGTGTGGTTATACCTTGTTCTTTCACATACCCCTCTGGTATCAGGCCTTACAGGGGTGTCCACGGGATCTGGTATTTCGGCCACCCCTACCCCCAGCTTTTCCCCCCAGTGGTGTTTAAGTCACGCACAGATATTGTTCATGAAAGTTATAAAGGACGGACCAGGCTACTGGGCGACCTGACACATAAAAACTGCACACTGCTGATAAACAACATCGGCACGGAACATTCTGGGAGGTATTACTTCCGTGCAGACCTGGGGGGAGCGAACATCTACACTTTTCCTGACTTCACAAATCTACAGGTGTTGG ATCAGCCCAACATCGATGTTCCAGAGGAGATTGTTAGTGACCTAAGCCTGGACTTGACCTGTTATGTCCCAGACAATTGTCCTGACTTCAGTCCAGAGATCCACTGGATGTACACGGACTACCTGCCCGACCCCATTTTCACTCCTGACACTGTTGAGGAGAGCAACACTGCTGTACTGTCCAGCACCCTCACCTTCACACCCAAACCCATACACAACGGCCAGGTGCTGGGCTGCCGGGTCCAATACCCAAACACCACCTTCGTCTATGAACGCCTCATTTCTCTGGACATCAAGT ATGGCCCTCGAACTGTGTGGGTGAACGTGTCTCAAGAGGTGATGGAGGGAAGCTCGGTGGTCCTGCACTGTGATGTGGACAGTAATCCTGTTCCTGTGATAACTTGGTATTTTGGAGACAAAGAGCTGTTGTCGGAAACCGCCTCAAACTCTTCACTCTCCCTGGACAACCTGACCCCGGAGAAAGAAGGTGTCTACACCTGCGTTGGTGACAATGGCTTTGGCAGCATGAACACATCCATGTATCTGGCAATAAATT ATCCTCCACGGGAGCCATGGATCAATGAATCTCTGACAGTGTTAGAGGGATCGTCAGTTGCTCTACAGTGCATCAGCAAGGGTAATCCAATGCCCACGTTGACCTGGCTAAAGAATGGGGAGCTGGTGGGCACCATCACAGCTGAGGAGGGGTCCGTGCTTGAGCTGCACGAGATCACACCGCAGGCCGATGGAGTCTACCGCTGTCTAGCCGAGAACGAACACGGACGGGCCAGCAGCTCACTTAACATTACAGTGGAAT TTGCCCCTGTCCTTCTTGATGACTCTAAGTGCACTATAGTCCGTGAGGGCGTTCAGTGTGTGTGCATTGCCTCTGGAAACCCTGAGCCTGCGATTGAATTCTTCCTGCCTGACCTCAATATTACCATCAACAACTCCAACAACCGTTTCAACTACTACACGCACTCAGATGGGTACACGTCCACGGGCATCATCAAGCTCCAGGACAAGGGCGAAAGGGGAAACAATGGTGATACGGCTGTCCATGTGCACTGCAGTATCAGCAACATGTACGGCTCCGAGACCATCCGCTTGGAACTGCAGCAGGAGA AAAAGTACATGATGGCCGTCATAGTGGGGACTATTGGAGGTGTGGCAGTCATCGCCTTTATCATCGCAGCTGTGAGATACGTGGGTCAGAACAATAAAAA AGAGAATGGTAACCCTGGGCAGGACGTGGGATCTAAAGTGGAGAATCCCTCAATGTTCTACAGCGCAGTCAAGAAGGACAAACAGAGTCTCAGGAAAAAAGTG GGAGACGACAGTGATTACCAATCTGTGGGCCCAATGGCAGGCATGGAGAGACAAGAGCTGAATTACGCCGCCCTAGAGTTTCTCCATGGACGACACCGGGAGGGAGGCTTCAGGAGGGCTGATGGTGACGGCAGCGACTATACTGAAATTAAGGCCAAATGA
- the mag gene encoding myelin-associated glycoprotein isoform X4, producing MKGLELLLPLLLFLKDVSAQWNVWMPRDISAMTNSCVVIPCSFTYPSGIRPYRGVHGIWYFGHPYPQLFPPVVFKSRTDIVHESYKGRTRLLGDLTHKNCTLLINNIGTEHSGRYYFRADLGGANIYTFPDFTNLQVLDQPNIDVPEEIVSDLSLDLTCYVPDNCPDFSPEIHWMYTDYLPDPIFTPDTVEESNTAVLSSTLTFTPKPIHNGQVLGCRVQYPNTTFVYERLISLDIKYGPRTVWVNVSQEVMEGSSVVLHCDVDSNPVPVITWYFGDKELLSETASNSSLSLDNLTPEKEGVYTCVGDNGFGSMNTSMYLAINYPPREPWINESLTVLEGSSVALQCISKGNPMPTLTWLKNGELVGTITAEEGSVLELHEITPQADGVYRCLAENEHGRASSSLNITVEFAPVLLDDSKCTIVREGVQCVCIASGNPEPAIEFFLPDLNITINNSNNRFNYYTHSDGYTSTGIIKLQDKGERGNNGDTAVHVHCSISNMYGSETIRLELQQEKKYMMAVIVGTIGGVAVIAFIIAAVRYVGQNNKK from the exons ATGAAGGGTTTGGAGCTGCTGTTGCCTTTGCTGCTTTTTCTGAAAG ATGTTAGTGCTCAGTGGAATGTGTGGATGCCCAGAGACATTTCAGCCATGACAAACTCCTGTGTGGTTATACCTTGTTCTTTCACATACCCCTCTGGTATCAGGCCTTACAGGGGTGTCCACGGGATCTGGTATTTCGGCCACCCCTACCCCCAGCTTTTCCCCCCAGTGGTGTTTAAGTCACGCACAGATATTGTTCATGAAAGTTATAAAGGACGGACCAGGCTACTGGGCGACCTGACACATAAAAACTGCACACTGCTGATAAACAACATCGGCACGGAACATTCTGGGAGGTATTACTTCCGTGCAGACCTGGGGGGAGCGAACATCTACACTTTTCCTGACTTCACAAATCTACAGGTGTTGG ATCAGCCCAACATCGATGTTCCAGAGGAGATTGTTAGTGACCTAAGCCTGGACTTGACCTGTTATGTCCCAGACAATTGTCCTGACTTCAGTCCAGAGATCCACTGGATGTACACGGACTACCTGCCCGACCCCATTTTCACTCCTGACACTGTTGAGGAGAGCAACACTGCTGTACTGTCCAGCACCCTCACCTTCACACCCAAACCCATACACAACGGCCAGGTGCTGGGCTGCCGGGTCCAATACCCAAACACCACCTTCGTCTATGAACGCCTCATTTCTCTGGACATCAAGT ATGGCCCTCGAACTGTGTGGGTGAACGTGTCTCAAGAGGTGATGGAGGGAAGCTCGGTGGTCCTGCACTGTGATGTGGACAGTAATCCTGTTCCTGTGATAACTTGGTATTTTGGAGACAAAGAGCTGTTGTCGGAAACCGCCTCAAACTCTTCACTCTCCCTGGACAACCTGACCCCGGAGAAAGAAGGTGTCTACACCTGCGTTGGTGACAATGGCTTTGGCAGCATGAACACATCCATGTATCTGGCAATAAATT ATCCTCCACGGGAGCCATGGATCAATGAATCTCTGACAGTGTTAGAGGGATCGTCAGTTGCTCTACAGTGCATCAGCAAGGGTAATCCAATGCCCACGTTGACCTGGCTAAAGAATGGGGAGCTGGTGGGCACCATCACAGCTGAGGAGGGGTCCGTGCTTGAGCTGCACGAGATCACACCGCAGGCCGATGGAGTCTACCGCTGTCTAGCCGAGAACGAACACGGACGGGCCAGCAGCTCACTTAACATTACAGTGGAAT TTGCCCCTGTCCTTCTTGATGACTCTAAGTGCACTATAGTCCGTGAGGGCGTTCAGTGTGTGTGCATTGCCTCTGGAAACCCTGAGCCTGCGATTGAATTCTTCCTGCCTGACCTCAATATTACCATCAACAACTCCAACAACCGTTTCAACTACTACACGCACTCAGATGGGTACACGTCCACGGGCATCATCAAGCTCCAGGACAAGGGCGAAAGGGGAAACAATGGTGATACGGCTGTCCATGTGCACTGCAGTATCAGCAACATGTACGGCTCCGAGACCATCCGCTTGGAACTGCAGCAGGAGA AAAAGTACATGATGGCCGTCATAGTGGGGACTATTGGAGGTGTGGCAGTCATCGCCTTTATCATCGCAGCTGTGAGATACGTGGGTCAGAACAATAAAAAGTGA
- the mag gene encoding myelin-associated glycoprotein isoform X1, giving the protein MKGLELLLPLLLFLKDVSAQWNVWMPRDISAMTNSCVVIPCSFTYPSGIRPYRGVHGIWYFGHPYPQLFPPVVFKSRTDIVHESYKGRTRLLGDLTHKNCTLLINNIGTEHSGRYYFRADLGGANIYTFPDFTNLQVLDQPNIDVPEEIVSDLSLDLTCYVPDNCPDFSPEIHWMYTDYLPDPIFTPDTVEESNTAVLSSTLTFTPKPIHNGQVLGCRVQYPNTTFVYERLISLDIKYGPRTVWVNVSQEVMEGSSVVLHCDVDSNPVPVITWYFGDKELLSETASNSSLSLDNLTPEKEGVYTCVGDNGFGSMNTSMYLAINYPPREPWINESLTVLEGSSVALQCISKGNPMPTLTWLKNGELVGTITAEEGSVLELHEITPQADGVYRCLAENEHGRASSSLNITVEFAPVLLDDSKCTIVREGVQCVCIASGNPEPAIEFFLPDLNITINNSNNRFNYYTHSDGYTSTGIIKLQDKGERGNNGDTAVHVHCSISNMYGSETIRLELQQEKKYMMAVIVGTIGGVAVIAFIIAAVRYVGQNNKKENGNPGQDVGSKVENPSMFYSAVKKDKQSLRKKVLKTELLGSKFNSILEEGTGDDSDYQSVGPMAGMERQELNYAALEFLHGRHREGGFRRADGDGSDYTEIKAK; this is encoded by the exons ATGAAGGGTTTGGAGCTGCTGTTGCCTTTGCTGCTTTTTCTGAAAG ATGTTAGTGCTCAGTGGAATGTGTGGATGCCCAGAGACATTTCAGCCATGACAAACTCCTGTGTGGTTATACCTTGTTCTTTCACATACCCCTCTGGTATCAGGCCTTACAGGGGTGTCCACGGGATCTGGTATTTCGGCCACCCCTACCCCCAGCTTTTCCCCCCAGTGGTGTTTAAGTCACGCACAGATATTGTTCATGAAAGTTATAAAGGACGGACCAGGCTACTGGGCGACCTGACACATAAAAACTGCACACTGCTGATAAACAACATCGGCACGGAACATTCTGGGAGGTATTACTTCCGTGCAGACCTGGGGGGAGCGAACATCTACACTTTTCCTGACTTCACAAATCTACAGGTGTTGG ATCAGCCCAACATCGATGTTCCAGAGGAGATTGTTAGTGACCTAAGCCTGGACTTGACCTGTTATGTCCCAGACAATTGTCCTGACTTCAGTCCAGAGATCCACTGGATGTACACGGACTACCTGCCCGACCCCATTTTCACTCCTGACACTGTTGAGGAGAGCAACACTGCTGTACTGTCCAGCACCCTCACCTTCACACCCAAACCCATACACAACGGCCAGGTGCTGGGCTGCCGGGTCCAATACCCAAACACCACCTTCGTCTATGAACGCCTCATTTCTCTGGACATCAAGT ATGGCCCTCGAACTGTGTGGGTGAACGTGTCTCAAGAGGTGATGGAGGGAAGCTCGGTGGTCCTGCACTGTGATGTGGACAGTAATCCTGTTCCTGTGATAACTTGGTATTTTGGAGACAAAGAGCTGTTGTCGGAAACCGCCTCAAACTCTTCACTCTCCCTGGACAACCTGACCCCGGAGAAAGAAGGTGTCTACACCTGCGTTGGTGACAATGGCTTTGGCAGCATGAACACATCCATGTATCTGGCAATAAATT ATCCTCCACGGGAGCCATGGATCAATGAATCTCTGACAGTGTTAGAGGGATCGTCAGTTGCTCTACAGTGCATCAGCAAGGGTAATCCAATGCCCACGTTGACCTGGCTAAAGAATGGGGAGCTGGTGGGCACCATCACAGCTGAGGAGGGGTCCGTGCTTGAGCTGCACGAGATCACACCGCAGGCCGATGGAGTCTACCGCTGTCTAGCCGAGAACGAACACGGACGGGCCAGCAGCTCACTTAACATTACAGTGGAAT TTGCCCCTGTCCTTCTTGATGACTCTAAGTGCACTATAGTCCGTGAGGGCGTTCAGTGTGTGTGCATTGCCTCTGGAAACCCTGAGCCTGCGATTGAATTCTTCCTGCCTGACCTCAATATTACCATCAACAACTCCAACAACCGTTTCAACTACTACACGCACTCAGATGGGTACACGTCCACGGGCATCATCAAGCTCCAGGACAAGGGCGAAAGGGGAAACAATGGTGATACGGCTGTCCATGTGCACTGCAGTATCAGCAACATGTACGGCTCCGAGACCATCCGCTTGGAACTGCAGCAGGAGA AAAAGTACATGATGGCCGTCATAGTGGGGACTATTGGAGGTGTGGCAGTCATCGCCTTTATCATCGCAGCTGTGAGATACGTGGGTCAGAACAATAAAAA AGAGAATGGTAACCCTGGGCAGGACGTGGGATCTAAAGTGGAGAATCCCTCAATGTTCTACAGCGCAGTCAAGAAGGACAAACAGAGTCTCAGGAAAAAAGTG CTTAAGACTGAGCTCCTGGGCTCAAAGTTTAACTCCATCCTAGAGGAAGGCACG GGAGACGACAGTGATTACCAATCTGTGGGCCCAATGGCAGGCATGGAGAGACAAGAGCTGAATTACGCCGCCCTAGAGTTTCTCCATGGACGACACCGGGAGGGAGGCTTCAGGAGGGCTGATGGTGACGGCAGCGACTATACTGAAATTAAGGCCAAATGA
- the mag gene encoding myelin-associated glycoprotein isoform X3: MKGLELLLPLLLFLKDVSAQWNVWMPRDISAMTNSCVVIPCSFTYPSGIRPYRGVHGIWYFGHPYPQLFPPVVFKSRTDIVHESYKGRTRLLGDLTHKNCTLLINNIGTEHSGRYYFRADLGGANIYTFPDFTNLQVLDQPNIDVPEEIVSDLSLDLTCYVPDNCPDFSPEIHWMYTDYLPDPIFTPDTVEESNTAVLSSTLTFTPKPIHNGQVLGCRVQYPNTTFVYERLISLDIKYGPRTVWVNVSQEVMEGSSVVLHCDVDSNPVPVITWYFGDKELLSETASNSSLSLDNLTPEKEGVYTCVGDNGFGSMNTSMYLAINYPPREPWINESLTVLEGSSVALQCISKGNPMPTLTWLKNGELVGTITAEEGSVLELHEITPQADGVYRCLAENEHGRASSSLNITVEFAPVLLDDSKCTIVREGVQCVCIASGNPEPAIEFFLPDLNITINNSNNRFNYYTHSDGYTSTGIIKLQDKGERGNNGDTAVHVHCSISNMYGSETIRLELQQEKKYMMAVIVGTIGGVAVIAFIIAAVRYVGQNNKKETTVITNLWAQWQAWRDKS; the protein is encoded by the exons ATGAAGGGTTTGGAGCTGCTGTTGCCTTTGCTGCTTTTTCTGAAAG ATGTTAGTGCTCAGTGGAATGTGTGGATGCCCAGAGACATTTCAGCCATGACAAACTCCTGTGTGGTTATACCTTGTTCTTTCACATACCCCTCTGGTATCAGGCCTTACAGGGGTGTCCACGGGATCTGGTATTTCGGCCACCCCTACCCCCAGCTTTTCCCCCCAGTGGTGTTTAAGTCACGCACAGATATTGTTCATGAAAGTTATAAAGGACGGACCAGGCTACTGGGCGACCTGACACATAAAAACTGCACACTGCTGATAAACAACATCGGCACGGAACATTCTGGGAGGTATTACTTCCGTGCAGACCTGGGGGGAGCGAACATCTACACTTTTCCTGACTTCACAAATCTACAGGTGTTGG ATCAGCCCAACATCGATGTTCCAGAGGAGATTGTTAGTGACCTAAGCCTGGACTTGACCTGTTATGTCCCAGACAATTGTCCTGACTTCAGTCCAGAGATCCACTGGATGTACACGGACTACCTGCCCGACCCCATTTTCACTCCTGACACTGTTGAGGAGAGCAACACTGCTGTACTGTCCAGCACCCTCACCTTCACACCCAAACCCATACACAACGGCCAGGTGCTGGGCTGCCGGGTCCAATACCCAAACACCACCTTCGTCTATGAACGCCTCATTTCTCTGGACATCAAGT ATGGCCCTCGAACTGTGTGGGTGAACGTGTCTCAAGAGGTGATGGAGGGAAGCTCGGTGGTCCTGCACTGTGATGTGGACAGTAATCCTGTTCCTGTGATAACTTGGTATTTTGGAGACAAAGAGCTGTTGTCGGAAACCGCCTCAAACTCTTCACTCTCCCTGGACAACCTGACCCCGGAGAAAGAAGGTGTCTACACCTGCGTTGGTGACAATGGCTTTGGCAGCATGAACACATCCATGTATCTGGCAATAAATT ATCCTCCACGGGAGCCATGGATCAATGAATCTCTGACAGTGTTAGAGGGATCGTCAGTTGCTCTACAGTGCATCAGCAAGGGTAATCCAATGCCCACGTTGACCTGGCTAAAGAATGGGGAGCTGGTGGGCACCATCACAGCTGAGGAGGGGTCCGTGCTTGAGCTGCACGAGATCACACCGCAGGCCGATGGAGTCTACCGCTGTCTAGCCGAGAACGAACACGGACGGGCCAGCAGCTCACTTAACATTACAGTGGAAT TTGCCCCTGTCCTTCTTGATGACTCTAAGTGCACTATAGTCCGTGAGGGCGTTCAGTGTGTGTGCATTGCCTCTGGAAACCCTGAGCCTGCGATTGAATTCTTCCTGCCTGACCTCAATATTACCATCAACAACTCCAACAACCGTTTCAACTACTACACGCACTCAGATGGGTACACGTCCACGGGCATCATCAAGCTCCAGGACAAGGGCGAAAGGGGAAACAATGGTGATACGGCTGTCCATGTGCACTGCAGTATCAGCAACATGTACGGCTCCGAGACCATCCGCTTGGAACTGCAGCAGGAGA AAAAGTACATGATGGCCGTCATAGTGGGGACTATTGGAGGTGTGGCAGTCATCGCCTTTATCATCGCAGCTGTGAGATACGTGGGTCAGAACAATAAAAA GGAGACGACAGTGATTACCAATCTGTGGGCCCAATGGCAGGCATGGAGAGACAAGAGCTGA